A genomic region of Herpetosiphonaceae bacterium contains the following coding sequences:
- the nth gene encoding endonuclease III, with protein MSPAADAAKVALVNQRLAECYGPRERYSARDPLDELILTILSQNTSDRNSGRAWRLLRARYRTWEDVLAADTRELYEVIKPAGLGNIKAPRIQQVLQQILDRRGAFDLAFLRDLPMAEAKRWLTSLPGIGPKTAACVLCFACDMPALPVDTHVHRVSQRLGLIGPSVSADAAHDLLERALPPEQVYAFHVNMILHGRQICHAQRPACGRCPLADLCDYAAQRVAGWSAVSTTDGAATRS; from the coding sequence ATGTCACCTGCCGCCGACGCAGCTAAAGTTGCCCTCGTCAACCAGCGCCTGGCCGAGTGCTACGGCCCGCGTGAGCGCTACAGCGCCCGCGATCCGCTCGACGAGCTGATCCTGACGATCCTGTCGCAGAACACCTCCGATCGCAACAGCGGTCGAGCCTGGCGGCTGCTCAGGGCGCGCTACCGCACCTGGGAGGACGTGCTGGCGGCGGATACGCGCGAGCTGTACGAGGTGATCAAACCGGCGGGCCTAGGCAACATCAAAGCGCCGCGCATCCAGCAGGTGCTTCAGCAGATCCTCGATCGGCGCGGCGCGTTCGATCTGGCCTTCTTGCGCGATCTGCCGATGGCCGAGGCCAAGCGCTGGCTGACCTCGCTGCCGGGTATCGGGCCGAAGACCGCGGCGTGCGTGCTGTGCTTTGCCTGCGACATGCCCGCGCTGCCGGTCGATACGCATGTACATCGCGTCTCGCAACGCCTCGGCCTGATCGGCCCCAGCGTGAGCGCCGACGCGGCCCACGATCTGCTGGAGCGGGCATTGCCGCCTGAGCAGGTCTATGCGTTCCACGTCAACATGATCTTGCATGGTCGCCAGATCTGTCACGCGCAGCGGCCAGCCTGCGGTCGCTGCCCGCTCGCCGATCTATGCGATTATGCCGCACAGCGCGTCGCCGGATGGTCTGCCGTCTCGACGACGGATGGCGCTGCGACGCGATCTTGA